A stretch of DNA from Glycine max cultivar Williams 82 chromosome 18, Glycine_max_v4.0, whole genome shotgun sequence:
acaaaagaaaaagtagtGCAGAAAACGAATATACATTACAGGATTCTGAGTCTATGTAATTATTGCTCTTAATTTTCGGCTTAATTCTGAGCATGtagcactatatatatatatatatatatatatatatatatatatatatatatatatatatatatatatatatatatatatattaaccaaTGTGAAATCATGAAAAATTAGAAACAACTTTATGTTACTTTGTCCTAAacgtgtaaaatttgaattgatattTTACAACAGTGAAAGCAAACTAAGCAGCATGATCATATCAAATGATtccaatttattaataatttctgAGACGAGAAAAGCCTTAGAGCAATTCCATTTTGCTATATATATTTGGCTTATTTTTTCAAGTTATTTCcttcatttcaaaatatataagtatttttttaagatttttccacaaaaataaaaaataacttaattagtGGAACAAGTTTACTTCAATTATTGAAACATAAAAGTATATGTAAAGTACCCAAAAGGATAAGAAAAATATCTCTGTATATCATACTTTAGGATCTTTCACTTGAAAAATAACGCATCATTTAAATATATCTCCTTTTGAATATCACTTAACTATATATTAGGTTTTTCTTTCtgatatattgttttttaattgaaagaatATACAAAGAAACATACAAAGGAATGAGGAAATTGGATTCACAAGTAATGCAATttgttcataattattttaatttttagtatgagtatttaaataacttaaagtctgagattattttaaaatacattgatGATGTAACTGGTTAACAAACTCAATAAACTCAtacttaaacaaataaatatatgtatgttaacaaatatttatagaatttattaatataCACACATTTGTTTTATAATGCTAGTATCTTAACAAATTATAAGtagatattttcttaaaatatattattaataatataatttgctACATGTAATCCTCCAATTCAACATATACTCTTACCTCTCTATGCActaataacataattatttttttacaagtctCTTTAAGCTTCACATACTCAAgtatgataagaaaaaaaattattaggaccCGTCGTTGTTGGcacatcataaaaaatatttttttagtaatgtaaaaattatcttaattgcATATCTACTGTGTAGTGGTGTGAAGAAAATCATGATCATTTTGATTatgaatgtaaaattatttggtATCACATtagtgttttcatgttttttacacaattttggGAGGTTCATTGTGCAACCAAACGTGTTGATTTTTAGGCATCATCTCAAACTCTACTAAAAATGATATTCATAGCGCATGTTCAGTCTATAACGGTGCGGTGAAAGAAAAttatgtacattttttttattgatgagaATTAAAGATAGTActaaaagatttataataactcaagTATTTAACTCAATTAACTTACACATCCATGACAAATTGTGTCCATTTTGACTTTGAATGTAAAGTTATTTGATATCACATCAatgtttccttaattttttatgcaGTTTTTGGGGGTTTATTGTGCAACCAAACATGTTCATTATTACACATCATCAACAACctctattaaaaattataataattgtgTATGTTCGGTGTAGCGGTGCGATGAAAGAAAATTGTATCCATTTTGACTTGGAATGTAAAGTTATTTGTATGCAATAATATTGGCAGGTTTATCACGCAACCAAACATGTTCATTACACATCATCCATAAGttctattaaaattgaaattattaacTGCGCATGTTCGATGATGCAGTGGTGGGGTGAAAGAAAATCGTGTCCATTTAAACTTTGAATGTAAAACTATTTGATATTACATAagtgtttccatttttttaacgTGATTTTGGGAAGCTCTTTGCACAACCAAACATGCTGATTATTACACATCATGAACAAGCTCTAAACCATTAAATGTCACAACATTTGCCTAGAGACAATAATAATGGCCAACAATAAGAGGGAAGGACTATTGATAAATTAACTGAGCTGTGTTCACAATGAAAACTCCAAACCTTGTGAGAAATACAAGATGCCGAATTTAAGTCAGTGATGACCTTCCTATGGAAAAGGTTCAACCTAGCAGGATGTTTAGCCAACTCTAGATGCTAAGAAAATGCAAGGTCCTTGTAAGGAGAACAacatctccaaaaaaaaaaaaaaaaaactcaagagaGCTAAATAGGAGCTATATAACCATCTCACCCATAGAGACGTGCTTATTATCGGACAATAAGGACAGCCTTGGAAAAAGCTCTTTAAAGCTTTATTCACCCATCCAACAATCATGCCAAAGGAAATGTTTGACTCGTTCCTCACCCTTTTAGATAACTTGTGGAAATAAGATGAATTATCATCATCAATACAACATAAATCttgccaacaaaaaaaatgaatttttcgacACCCATTAATCAACTTGACAAATAGAGTTTAAATTTACATAGCTGGACAATAATAAAGGACATACGATCATGAATCGAACTTGATGTGTGGTGTGGCACTAGCAGTTCAGGATCGTTACAATCATGGATCGATTATGATGTGAATTTCAGTAAGATCTATCTTTAGCTCCAGCCCATTGGATTGGGCCCTCTTGGAGCCGTGTTCGGGACAATATATTAGTTGTTGttttatttgtgtgtgtgtggcacTAGCAGTTCAGGATCGTTACAATCATGGATCGATTATGATGTGAATTTCAGTAAGATCTATCTTTAGCTCCAGCCCATTGGATTGGGCCCTCTTGGAGCCGTGTTCGGGACAATATATTAGTTGTTGttttatttgtgtgtgtgtgtgtgtgtgtgtgtgtgtgtgtgtgtgtgtgtgtgtgtgtgtgtgtgtgtgtgtgtgtgtgtgtgtgtgtgtgtgtgtgtgtgtgtgtgtgtgtgtgtgtgtgtgtgtgtgtgtgtgtgtgtgtgtgtgtgtgtgtgtgtgtgtgtgtgtgtgtgtgtgtgtgtgtgtgtgtgtgtgtgtgtgtgtgtgtgtgtgtgtgtgtttaagagagagaaataagattcttaaatgaaataaaatatattctattaaatttagtttaattttattatatactaaACAGTTCAAATAAtagcaattaattttatttcatgctATTCAGGCATActcttaagtttttaaaaaatgaaacattataAGTATATACTTGTTATGGTTGAAGAATACTTACATGTATGTAATGTACATAATCTAAAGTTCACGCAGGTTTTAGAGATTAACGAAAATGTGAAATTATTGAGGGGACAACTAACAGAACTAGCCTCAAACCAACTAAACGTGTTTACAATTAGACAAAACATTAAGTATGAGTTTGTTTAGTTTAACTTTTAGTAGGGCTTTTTTCTTCTCGTTTATGTCTCTTAATCATTCTTTTTTACATATACTATCTCTTAATAATTCTTAGTAATGACAATTATAGATGtcgcattaaaaaaatgttcatattttttcataactTTTCTCCCATTTTTTTCTCCTGCGTGTTATTCAGTCTCATCCAGACAGACGTCATGGGCAGAAAGTTTATTGCAATGGTGTCATTTGTGGAAGTTCTGTAACAGAAAAAATAGAGAATACTAAAAGTGCCAAAAAAGGAAGAAACGACGAGGAAACGTAAAAACATCATTATGTGGATGATTCCCATGTGATACTGTAAGTCGGTCACCACTCACCATGCTGCGTACGTCAAGTCATaaatctaaagtttaatttcaatggaaaaaaaaatactactaacAAAGATGGATAAAGTGTTAGTATAGTAGCATTTTTGCACccccaactattttttttattggtgaagggaaatagggtcagaaaaatgaaattaaatatgaagAGTGTGTAATAGGACAAAAGGGTATAAGTATGAAGTGAGCAATTAGAATCCTATGATTAACAGCACCGATAAAGAATCATATGATTAATAATTAGTCGGAATGAATTTAGATAGTGCACGGTTGCTGCCGCTAATCGGCGAAATTAGCGCTTGAGTCTCATGTGGACAAATTCATCAAGTTAAACACATGGCACTGCATGCACTCTATATGTTACCAAGGTTCCCACATTGATGCAGTTTATCTCTACATaaacttaaattttgtattaacaTGATTATGTTAACAATTGCATCATTAAATGTTTGCATAAaaccttttaattttaatattattcttaaaatatttatggaatgttttaattatctttaatgATTTCTTCTGAGCTGGCTTTGTTTATACTTTTGAGTAATGTCAAACGTATACATTTTCACGCGAATCACTTTATGATCCCATCTAGTTATTTTGAACATTTAGCTAGTCTCTGATTTTGTCCCTATATACGTAAATATAAGACGACGCGATTATAAGAGATATGTACGAagcattatttaaaaatttgttgacATGTTCATAAGTGAGATTCAATTCATTTATTCTTCCACAGCAAGATTGGAGGCGCCTTCGCTGTTGatactttgtttttgttttgagtattatatatgtatacttCGTTTTGTTGGGGGGATGAGGCTGGGTATAAACTTATTTATCcttaattaagtaattatcaatttttaatcATGCTTGGTCGGTTGCTTAACAATATGAAGTAgcacatcttttttctttttgaagttaTCTCTTAAGATATTCTGAATCACTTAGTGGCTTAGTGCAATGTTTGATGTATATGGAAAATTAATAATGCTTTCTTCCAATCATAATTTATATCTTTCTTGGCCTTTTGGCTAAGGTCAAGTATAGGTTAATGAGTATTTAAGATGTATCGTTAATGTTTACTAGCTAGTATGTATGATTCTGTGAAAATTTTGGGGAAAGCAAATTAATGAGAGAATCTTCATTAATTAATGGATGGCATTCAGGTAGAACATGCTTAAATTTGATTAGAGTGCCGTTAGTATTTCTagattgataaaataaagttttgaggctaatttttttataaaaaaaaaacttggaatAATATGTTTGAAATAATCAACAACACAACCTCACTTAAAAGAATTTGACTATTTATCAACCGTgtctaacttttttcttttatgtacaATAGTGAGTTATAAGCCCAAACTAGAACCCTATGAAATAAAGAAACAATAGACAGATCTGCAATCAAGGATTTAAATCCAAGGAGGAGGAGTATGAAAGATAGACACTCCTTCTTGTATACTCAAACTATGTTTAGCAAGTCTATCTATTACTTGATTGGCCTCTCTAAATATATTAGAGCAAACGACTCTATTCTTCTGATCAGTCATACCCAAACTATGCGTGACTTTATTAATAGTTTTAGTGTTTTTATGAGCACTATGTGCCTCtcaatttataactttttttaattgtgattaaaaAGTATTGATAAAAGTCCATTATATAATTCTTCGAAAAAAAGTCTATTatagaaaatttcaaaaagaatataataattattacgtgaagtaaatatgtaaataaattttaagttctttataaatatttaattaacttaaCTTCTAACGAAACACATAAAAGTCAAATTGAACCCAAACTTTGTCaacttaatattaaaaacaCATAAATATCTTGCGCATGCATGTATAAAAGCatacacaaaattataattttatgcaaGAAATGATATAGAGAATAATAATTTGTCTATTGTATTacttaatgaatttattttaagtagataattataattttattcatcattAGTTACCTGGCAAATATGTAACTCTAacgtttttttttcataaaggtctcttgtaaattatttattaagtaataaattaataaagaagtaaaataaTTCCATggtaatttcaataaataaaaataatcatttcttaatgaattataaaaaaaaaataggttcaATCTTCATATttgaaacaattaaaataaatttgtttaagtAAATTATCCCAATTTGAACAGTCTCGATATTTTTCACAAGTTAATTATAATCTGCAAATACTCAATCCATTGAGGCATTTACACCTTATTGGGAATGTTTAAAATCAATTGCAGCTTACAAAATGTAGTTACGATATTTAATGTCattgttttacttttgtttgagtttaattaaataatattgataattaaagaaaaaaaattataattaactaatcCAAGGAATATTtgctttaataataatttaagaaatatataCCATCAAGATTAACTTATGTGAGATTGTTTCGGCTTAACCAAATGTAGTTACAATATTTATTGTCattgttttacttttgtttgagtttaattaaataataatgataattcaaggaaaacaaaattataattaactaatcCAAGGAGTATTTactttaatgataatttaacaAATACATACCATTACACATGTGTGGATCAATTTATgtgagattattttaatttatttagagaTTTTCAATTCAAGTTCTAGGAATGTAgatgcattaaatatttgtaaaaaaagtttTGAGAATTATAATAATCTTATCTAATTCAAATGAGATTGACTTTAGTAGATGATATATGtagtatagaaaaaaaaagtttaaggaatatatattttatatataatataatatttggtTCGTGTGTGAGCTGTTGTGCAATCTACAGAGATTTGAGAGGGAACATGATAACCTTAAGAAAATAATGTATTAGTATTAAAGAAtacattgtttatatataagaaataaataaaattctagTAGTTGTGACGGGAAGATTGTTACGTGGTCGCCAGCCCCAACAGACAATAAAGATTAGTAACAGAACGTGCATGGCATGATTGGAAACGACAACAACTTAATTTGTCGGTTAATACATCCTCGTCAGCTAAACCGTTGCTTCTCAAATGGATTGGACCACTTTATTCGATCAATTTGATCAGGGCACACCTCACATGGTTGTGCCCCCTACCCATTGGAGTCGACAGGGATAACTAGATTCACTTGTTCCTTACCAGTATCTCATCCTATTCATCAATTACACTTTTGAATGTTGCTGCCATTTATTTTACCAATCTTGTGTGGTTCTCGGACATGCGTCTCATTGGTGTGCGTGTGTGTATGtatcattttcttttgcttGTAGTAGTGTACGTGGATAACCATCATCTTATCTAGTTTATAATTCTATATAACTTGGGGGATGCATGCTTGTGGAAGATACATTCCAATATATCTAGTCTCTTTGTAGgtcctcttctttttttagtttgttttattttcccccaCACTTGGGATGTAGGTTGTTTACATGTtacattaaaaatcaaatatttcaacCAGATTAATTTCTAATCCAATGATTTGAGAACACATGTGATTTTTGATGCAGAATAAAAGAATTCAAAGCCATAAAAAAAGTTTCatctcaatttttcttttgttacccTATTTCCTCCTTTGATTTCATCAAGACAATTTATGGGCTTTCTTCGGTCACCTTCACAAGTCCTGagcctttcaaaaataaattatttgtgcaTAAATTTGTCTAAAGAGAAAGTATCTCATTTAGTGGTGAACCAATTTAGTGTATATTTTACTCTCTCACAATACTGGAAATTAATATTGTCAATTTGTATATAGTTACTATCTTATATAGTTATGTGAAAAAGACTGGATACCACCTTGTTACTATTAAACTATTATCTAGCATAAGCACAATAATTAGCACGACTACAAAAAGaaaagtagatttttttttatggttctAGTACTTCTCAAATTGTCGTATGATTTAATACTCAGCAATTATTTGGAATAACAGGTTGAAATCGAGCCCATCTGATTGAGTAATTAAGAAGGCTCGCAAGAATCACTCAAACTTTATGAAGTCCTCGTTACTCAAGTTATCAACTTGAAAGTGGCATGATTACCATCCTATTCTACCCAGAATCAGATATTTGATCCTATTTTGTTACTCAATCAATAGTCAATAAAATGATAACGGATTTGACCAATTGACTCTCCCTTTCCGGAGATACAAATTTTGAACCGAAAATTAACATGAACAATCACGGTAATTAAGTAGAAACATTGATGTGAAAGACTACCAACATACCAAACTAAGTGTATGGATTAGAGgagtttcattttttctccagcTAGAAAATGAAGATCATCAGTACAAAGACAGTGACAGTATATCTAAAATGTAACACAAAACAGTTACTTAAGAGTTCAAAATCGACAACCTAACTTAACATGCtccctttattaaaaaaaagactaacaTGAAATTAATGAAACCATACATACATGTCACCATCAAcaacaatattaaattaaaagttaacaatGAGCTTAATTAATGAGTCCCCTATTTAAGTTAGTATGAAGTGTAGTGAATAATAGAGGCGTGCAAACACGACATAGACATAGCGGACCACGTTACATATTAAGGGTGGACCCTCCATTGGTATGGTTGGCAATATTTTCCAAAGTTTCATACTCAATACTACTCTTCATACTACAACTtgcattcattcattcttcTATCTTTGTATCCAAGACTTGCTTTCCTTGCCTCTCTCGTTACTTTAATTTCTCATATATCCTTAGCTATCTAATTAGTCTTTATAATCTACCCTGTTATCTCCAAAGTATCTCACTTGGGTCCGGAATCAGAAGTACTTAATAAATTCTTCTCAGCTATGAAGAAGCTGTGTCCCAATCTTGATCGTGAGGATGGGCTCGAAACCGTGCTTGAGGTCCCTATCCCGGAGGAGATTCTCACCCACAAGAGTGGAACCACCAAAGCTTGGCACAACATGAAGAATTGGATGAAACCACACGCTGAATCGAGATCAAATTCAGCTTCCATGGCAGCAGTTTTCGGAGGGAAAAACACTGAGATTCAGCTTTTGTTAGGCGTTGTTGGAGCGCCGTTAATTCCTTCACCTATCGCCCCTGACAACCAACCCATCACTCGCAGCATTAAAGACCAACACATTGTCAGTgatcttttcttttactttgttttttcaATAGACAATGATTCAAGGACAAAACTTATCTACAGTTCTTTAAGCATGTTGTTTGTACGGTTCTTCAATCAGAAttagagttttattttgataatctgCATGATACTTTATGCAAACATTTATTGTGTAAATTAATCAAATGAAACTTCAATTCTGATTAGAGAATAGTACAAACAACACCTGTAGAACTAGAACTGTACCCAAGTTTCGTGCATGATTcaattcaatgataaaaaaatagagaccctttggttttattagaaaaattaaaactagtGACAGAAACGGAacatgcaatttttttacaaattcatCACTAAAATTTGTTGAGCCAGAATTGGCgatggaaaaataatatttcgtCGCTAAATTTGGTTACTAATGTTGTTATGTTTACTGATTGTTTTATGTGTTGTGTATGCTTGTGCAGGAGGTTTCAATGGCTAAATACATAGTGAAGCAGTACGTGGCAGCGGTGGGAGGAGAGCGTGCTTTGAATAGTGTGGACAGCATGTATGCTATGGGGCAGGTGAAGATGGCAGCATCAGAGTTTTCAGCAGGGGAAGGGAGTGTGAATAGTAAGAAGATGGTGAAGGTGAAGAACTTGCAGATGAAGGGGGAGGTGGGGGGTTTTGTGGTGTGGCAGAAGAGGCCAGAGTTGTGGTGTTTAGAGCTTGTGGTTTCTGGCTACAAGATCACTGCCGGGAGTGATGGTAAAGTGGCATGGAGGCAAACCCCTTGGCATCATTCTCATGCCTCTCGAGGCCCACCAAGACCTCTCAGACGTTTCTTACAGGTAATCAAAAGTTCTTGATAGttctaactatttttctttttagaaaaaagGGGTGGATTAATTGTTTGTATGGAACATAAAGGAGCATGCTTAATTATGATGTCATGTcatgataaaatttatgatatgtgATTGTTTGTTTGTATTGGGCAGAATAGAGCATgcttaattatgattagtataTGGGTGGGGTAAAAAATTGAATCATTCTACTAGAGGACTTTATTCCTCACTGATTTTCATGGTAATTGGAGAATTGCCTCTAGAGGCTTGCTATGCCTAGTGGGCGTGAAGTGATTTCCTTTGATCAATATGAATAGGCAAACCATGCTTAGGTGCtactttattttattgcttTTCGTCTTTACTTTCTTTCCGCGTTTTGCTTTGTTTCTCATGTGCTGCTTTCCCACTTCAAGTACTCTTTTTTAAACTCCTCAAATAGTCTTTGCTCTCCTTAGCATATAAGAAGAAAAGTGGGGTTGGTTGTTATCAACCTCCGAAACCAACACATGCCAGCAaattaaggaagaaaagaagtCCGTGTAACAAAGTGCTTCCCATTTTCTAAAGGAATTAGcaaacgataaaaaaaaaaaaaaaaaagaagcttgtGTTGCTTTCCCATTGAAATTTTTGTCCCTAATTATCCCCTTCCAGAACCATAAGgtctaaatattaaattttaataagaaaaagtcAACATTCTAAGAAGGGAACATGGGAAAATCTACCCTTTAAAAGTCACTTAAATAGGGAATTTTTCCTAGTTAGTAGTAGTTGCGATTAAGACAAGTCAACAATAATATCTGAACCTTTCCTCCGTGTGTGACAACCTGTTCCCATCCATTGCGAAGCTGCTTTATTCTTTTGCCTGGACCCCCCCTTCCCCCAGTCTTGAACCAATTGGGTTTGCTATTTACTTGCCTTTtggtaaaagataaaatttgacCTTGACCTTCATGCCACCTCCATCAATGTAAACGTTAGTAAATgctaacaatataatttttattaacttcTAAATGTTAAAACCTCAATTCCATGTTGCATCTAGTTAGCTCTCATaccatattaaaatataaaacctcAATTTCATGTTACATGCTGTTGAGCTTTCATATCATATTAAAACGTAAAATACGAGTCTAATAGGAGAGTGTAAATGTGAACCAATTGGATTTGTTATTTACTTGCCGTTtggtaaaagataaaatttgacCTTGACCTTCATGTCACCTCCACCAATGTAAAAGTTAGTAAATgctaacaatataatttttattaacttctaaatatttttttacaaaaattttaacTTCTAAATGTTAAAATCTCAATTCCATGTTACATCTAGTTGAGTTCTCGTACCATGTTAAAACGTAAAACCTTAATTTCATGTTACATCGGCCAGTTGAGCTTTCATATCATATTAAAACGTAAAGTACGAGTCTAATAGGAGAATGTAAAAGTATATTAAGTATAGAAGGTGTATTGTCCAAAAAATTCAAACCAATTGGCCAGACTCAACCCTTGCATGCTTATATAAACTTTCAGTTATCTTTATTTGTTTCATGTGAGACTTTATAGTTCCAATAAGCCAAGTTAGACAAGGCCTAACCCTAGTTGTATACTCATTTTCTCATAAAGTTAAAGAGCAAGTTTGAAGCAACGTGAAAGACATGCACTGATGCACCCCATCTCATTATTCCCTCCCCcgtgacaaaaaaaaacaactaaactttacctttttaaaaaaccattttacactttttgatttgtttcctatatttttttttttgtataactaaattctttatatatatatatatatatatatatatatatatatatatatatatatatatatatataatcactaAACCCTCTTATACAAGTAGGAAATGTGAGAAATAATGGGTTTTTAAGAGTTTTAAGTATAATATGCTGAAAAAAgagtaaagaaaaaattgtagttaagtgtatgtttggtttttatttgaaaatgctATGACTCGCGttccaatatatataaattcaactgataaaagtaaaataaatgtaaaagaaaGGATCATGATCCTTTGGTAAAAGTTCTGAACCTAATTTTGCAACTGATTTCCAAACACGACAACTAGGGTTGCTTAATGTAAAACTTATATACATTTTGATTATGAATTATAGACAAATGATCcaatactgtttttttttaacagggTCTTGATCCAAGGTCCACTGCTAATCTGTTCAGCAACTCCATATGCATTGGAGAGAAGACAGTGAACAACGAGGACTGCTTCATACTGAAACTCGAAGCGGAGTCGTCCACACTGCGAGCAAGGAGCAACAGCAACGTAGAGATAGTTCGCCACACGGTGTGGGGCTACTTCAGCCAAAGAACGGGCTTATTAGTGCAACTAGAAGACTCACACTTGCTCAAACTTAAGTCTCACGAAAGCGAGAGCATATACTGGGAAACCAACATGGAGTCCCTAATCCAAGACTACAGAAGCGTGGATGGGATCCAAGTAGCACACGCTGGGAAGACACGGGTGTCCTTGTTCAGGTTTGGTGGGGGACCCGAGACACATTCCAGGACGAGAATGGAAGAGGTTTGGCAAGTTGAGGAAGTGGACTTTAACGTTAAAGGGTTGTCCATAGACTGTTTTTTGCCTCCTAGTGATTTgaagagagaggaagaagagaatgaagaaTCATGTGGTGGTGGGGTGGTTGcaagcaataataataataatgccaAGTTGCCCTACAAGATTCGTTCGGCTTCTTTTAGGATTAGTGCTTCCAAAGTAGCTGCTGTGAACTTGGATGATTCTTGTACCAGCAGCGAGAGTGATGAAGATTTGTAAATTAATCTTTCTTTACGTTCATTACATCGTTTTGTAAATAGGTTAGTACATGGTCGAGTTTGTAGTGGAGCTATCATATTAGCTTAATTACTTCTCTTCTCACTACAAACTAGTATAGGACGAGAAACAATTTTCAATACTCAATAGAAACCTCTAAttttgccttttctttttgCCATCCAAATCCAATGTAGTCTTCTTGAACATTAGCTAGGCATAAAAATCAAAGGGCAATTTAATCTGCAATGTGAATAACTTACAGACAGTATTCCAGCCATGAAAATCTATTTTCTGTTTGCAACTATCATTGCTTTCTAATTGGGGTGTAGTGTAGATAAGACATGTCTATGATGCCATTAAATTTTCTGTCTACATGAAGtttttatacataattatatcaATCCAAAGAGTTATCCAAAGTTGGGtcttaaatgaaatatattcaGTACGATACATCGGTAGCACTACGTATGATCTTGAATTCTTGATTGATGACAGAAATTGAGCCTGtgatcatttaatttttcaatacgAAGAAGATAACATTGGGATAAAAATAAGACTTTTACGGAAGGGACCTGGCCAACAAGGGCATGGAACCAGTTGACTTGATAGGCTCAGTATTATATATACTCTTGGGCTAAAAGACTGGTGCATTACTCTATTTTAGAGGATTTTGTTGATAGTTTACCTGAGTACCTGGGATTCGTTTCTGTTTGTGTTCTTTTCTTCTTGTGAATAGATCTAGTTTGAGAGTTcctaacattaattaatatgtatGTGTTACAGCCTTACAGAAAAAGTGGCTTCTCCTGCACATAAAACCTATTTGTAGAGAATATGATTATACAGTATAAACCTAATCTCTAATGTTAGGGAAATAAACCTAATGGAA
This window harbors:
- the LOC100782214 gene encoding uncharacterized protein; the encoded protein is MKKLCPNLDREDGLETVLEVPIPEEILTHKSGTTKAWHNMKNWMKPHAESRSNSASMAAVFGGKNTEIQLLLGVVGAPLIPSPIAPDNQPITRSIKDQHIEVSMAKYIVKQYVAAVGGERALNSVDSMYAMGQVKMAASEFSAGEGSVNSKKMVKVKNLQMKGEVGGFVVWQKRPELWCLELVVSGYKITAGSDGKVAWRQTPWHHSHASRGPPRPLRRFLQGLDPRSTANLFSNSICIGEKTVNNEDCFILKLEAESSTLRARSNSNVEIVRHTVWGYFSQRTGLLVQLEDSHLLKLKSHESESIYWETNMESLIQDYRSVDGIQVAHAGKTRVSLFRFGGGPETHSRTRMEEVWQVEEVDFNVKGLSIDCFLPPSDLKREEEENEESCGGGVVASNNNNNAKLPYKIRSASFRISASKVAAVNLDDSCTSSESDEDL